One Purpureocillium takamizusanense chromosome 1, complete sequence genomic window carries:
- the brr2 gene encoding RNA helicase (EggNog:ENOG503NVEF~COG:L), translating into MSDPHRDVSQYKYSAMSNLVLQADRRFVTRRTDEATGDPESLAGRLSIKDMGGRVARDEAPKQKKQPGLPDIQRGSLQEGEDVLLREQRKRKADAAQQRAGLLGANDALIEGITYRPRTPATRATFDLILTLVASNLGDVPHEVVRSAADAVLEYLKDDDMKDLDKKKEIDDILGVALSSKQFNELVNLGKKITDYDAQDDEDVDMGDAEADAEIDERQGVAVTFDDEEDEDAIVNEVHDQSSEDEGGDEDSEAADGAIIDGATSDNEDAAVDTSASRSKKKEEDARSIPARDIDAFWLQRQIGALYPDAHEQTDKTKAALRILSGEPDEPDGEEKTLREIENDLMELFDFEHHELVQKLVENREKVFWLTRLARAENAEDRAKVEREIASEGLQRLLHELRGEETADGDKKRKMDIRMDIDVPSSMVAGQDKPERPEGYLVGGLQPRKVINLENLVFDQGNHLMTNPKVRLPEGSTKRTFKGYEEIHVPPPKKRNEPGDVLIPITDMPEWARTPFSTAQSLNKIQSKCYPSAFEDDGNMLICAPTGSGKTNVAMLTILRELGKNRNPETGDIDLDAFKIVYIAPLKALVQEQVGNFGKRLEPYGVRVSELTGDRQLTKQQIAETQIIVTTPEKWDVITRKANDLTYTNLVRLVIIDEIHLLHDDRGPVLESIVSRTIRKTEQTGEPVRLVGLSATLPNYRDVAGFLRVDMYKGLFHFDGSFRPCPLRQEFVGVTDRKAIKQLKTMNDVTYNKVMEHVGTNRNQMLIFVHSRKETAKTAKYIRDKALELDTINQILRHDAGSREVLNEAASQATDRDLKDILPYGFGIHHAGMNRIDRTDVEDLFARGAIQVLVCTATLAWGVNLPAHTVIIKGTQIYSPEKGAWVELSPQDVLQMLGRAGRPQFDTYGEGIIITTQSEIQYYLSLMNQQLPIESQFVSKLVDNLNAEIVLGNVRTRDEGVEWLGYTYLFVRMLRSPGLYQVGAEYEDDEALEQKRVDLIHSAATVLKQSSLIKYDEKTGKLQSTELGRIASHYYITHGSMNTYNTLIEPSINTIELFRVFALSAEFKYIPVRQDEKLELAKLLGRVPVPVKESVEEPHAKINVLLQAYISRLRLDGLALMADMVYVTQSAGRILRAMFEIALKKGWASVAKTALDLCKMAEKRMWPTMCPLRQFPSCPREVIQKAERIDVSWNNYFDLDPPRMGELLGMPKAGRTVCGLVAKFPRVEVQAQVQPMTRSMIRVELSITPNFEWDDSVHGAAENFWIIVEDCDAEEILFHDTFLLRKEYAEGEENEHIVDFTVPITDPMPPNYFVSVISDRWMHSETRLAVPFHKLILPEKFPPPTELLELQPLPVSTLKVSSYVDLYPGWKQFNRIQTQTFNSLYKGDQNVFVGAPTGSGKTVCAEFALLRHWSQGDAGRAVYIAPFQELVDVRLQDWQKRLSHLNGGKEIVKLTGDTATDLKILENGDLILATPTQWDVLSRQWKRRKNVQTVQLFIADDIHLLGGSMGYVYEIIVSRMHYIRTQTELPMRIVALSVSLANARDIGEWIDAKKHDIYNFSPHVRPIPLELHVQSFSNPHFPSLMLSMAKPTYLAITQMSSDKPAMVFVPSRKQTRGTARDLMAACVADDDEDRFLHAEVEQMRPLLERVHEEALAEALSHGIGYYHEALSQNDKRIVKHLYDNGAIQVLVASRDVCWELTSTAHLVVVMGTQYFEGREHRYVDYPLSEVLQMFGKSLRPSRAGSSRGVLMVPQVKRDYYRKFLNEALPVESHLHNYLHDAFVTEISTRMIESGDDAINWTTFTYFYRRLLANPSYYSLTSTTHEGLSNYMSDLVETTLRELAESKIIDFDEDDGSVSPQNAAMIGAYYNISYITMQTFLLSLSARTKLKGILEIVTSATEFESVQVRRHESSLLRRIYDRVPVKMSQAEHDSPHFKAFVLLQAHFSRMQLPIDLAKDQEVLLSRVLSLLSAVVDILSSDGHLNAMNAMELSQMAVQAMWDRDSPLKQIPHFTAEVIKAAGEFGIKDIYEFMEAMDPDENPDHGKLVKRLGLTQSQLAQAANFTNDKYPDLELEHEVVDEDEIRAGEPAYLNIKIGRNADDEEGDVDTTVHAPFYPAKKIENWWLVVGDQKTRNLLAIKRVTIGRELKVRLEYTVPTAGEHALKLYLMSDSYVGVDQEREFTVTAAEGMDVDDEDEEEDEDEE; encoded by the exons ATGTCGGACCCTCACCGCGATGTGTCGCAGTACAAGTACTCGGCCATGTCCAACCTGGTCCTCCAGGCGGACCGCCGGTTTGTCACGCGACGAaccgacgaggccacgggCGACCCCGAgtcgctggccggccggctgaGCATCAAGGACATGGGTGGCCGCGTCGCTCGTGACGAAGCCCcgaagcagaagaagcagcccGGGCTGCCGGATATCCAGAGAGGGAGCCTTCAAGAAGGCGAGGATGTCCTGCTACGAGAACAGaggaagcgcaaggccgacgccgcgcagcaaAGAGCGGGCCTGctgggcgccaacgacgcgCTGATCGAGGGAATTACCTATCGACCACGCACTCCGGCGACGCGAGCGACCTTTGACTTGATCCTCACGCTCGTGGCAAGCAATCTAGGCGACGTTCCCCACGAAGTGgtccgcagcgccgcggatGCAGTGCTCGAGTATCTCAAGGACGACGATATGAAGGATctcgacaagaagaaggagatcGACGACATCCTGGGGGTCGCACTCAGCTCAAAACAGTTCAACGAGCTAGTCAACCTCGGCAAGAAGATTACCGATTACGACGCGcaagatgacgaggatgtcgacATGGGCGACGCGGAAGCCGATGCCGAGATCGACGAGCGCCAAGGTGTCGCCGTGACAttcgacgatgaggaggacgaagatgccatcgtcaacgaAGTCCACGACCAGTCGTccgaggatgagggcggtgacgaggacagcgaagccgccgacggcgcaaTCATCGACGGCGCTACCAGTGATaacgaggacgccgccgtcgacaccaGCGCATCTCGCTCtaagaagaaggaagaggacgCCCGATCAATACCGGCACGAGATATCGATGCCTTTTGGCTGCAGAGGCAGATAGGCGCGCTGTACCCAGACGCTCACGAGCAGACCGACAAGACAAAGGCGGCACTTCGAATCCTGTccggcgagcccgacgaACCTGACGGCGAGGAGAAGACGCTCCGAGAAATCGAAAACGACTTGATGGAGCTGTTTGATTTCGAACACCACGAGCTTGTGCAGAAGCTTGTCGAGAACAGAGAGAAAGTGTTCTGGCTCACGAGGCTGGCACGGGCAGAAAATGCCGAGGACCGCGCCAAGGTTGAGAGAGAGATCGCCTCTGAGGGCCTGCAGAGGCTGTTGCACGAGCTTCGGGGCGAGGAGACCGCGGACGGCGACAAGAAGCGGAAGATGGACATCAGGATGGATATCGATGTGCCTTCCTCCATGGTTGCTGGGCAAGACAAGCCCGAACGGCCGGAAGGCTACCTTGTCGGTGGCCTGCAGCCTAGGAAGGTCATTAACCTGGAGAACTTGGTGTTCGACCAGGGCAACCACCTGATGACAAACCCTAAAGTCAGGCTCCCAGAGGGTTCGACGAAGCGCACATTCAAGGGCTACGAAGAGATCCAcgtcccgccgcccaagaagcGAAACGAACCCGGCGACGTCCTGATACCCATCACAGACATGCCTGAATGGGCTCGAACCCCCTTCAGCACCGCCCAGTCCCTCAACAAGATCCAGTCCAAGTGCTATCCATCAGCATTTGAGGATGACGGCAACATGCTCATTTGCGCGCCCACCGGCAGTGGCAAGACCAACGTCGCGATGCTCACCATTTTGCGAGAGCTGGGCAAGAACCGCAACCCGGAGACGGGTGACATTGATCTTGACGCGTTCAAGATCGTCTATATCGCCCCCCTGAAGGCGCTGGTGCAGGAGCAAGTCGGAAACTTTGGCAAACGGCTGGAGCCGTATGGTGTCCGGGTCTCGGAGCTTACGGGTGACCGTCAACTCACCAAGCAACAAATTGCTGAGACGCAGATCATTGTGACGACGCCCGAGAAGTGGGATGTCATCACCCGAAAGGCCAATGATCTGACGTACACCAACTTGGTGCGGCtggtcatcatcgacgaaATCCACCTCCTTCACGACGACCGCGGACCAGTCCTGGAAAGCATCGTCAGCAGGACAATCCGCAAGACGGAGCAGACCGGCGAGCCGGTTCGTCTCGTTGGCCTGTCTGCCACACTCCCCAACTACCGTGACGTGGCCGGCTTCCTGCGGGTGGACATGTATAAGGGCTTATTCCATTTCGACGGCTCATTCCGACCCTGCCCGCTGCGCCAGGAGTTTGTTGGCGTGACGGACCGCAAGGCCATCAAGCAGCTGAAGACGATGAACGACGTCACGTACAACAAGGTGATGGAACACGTGGGGACCAACAGGAACCAGATGCTCATTTTCGTGCACTCGCGAAAagagacggccaagacggccaaaTACATTCGCGACAAGGCATTGGAACTAGACACCATCAACCAGATCCTCCGGCACGATGCAGGCAGCAGGGAGGTGCTTAACGAGGCTGCTTCCCAGGCGACGGACAGGGACCTGAAAGACATCCTGCCCTACGGTTTCGGTATTCACCACGCCGGAATGAACCGTATTGACCGGACGGACGTTGAGGATCTGTTCGCGCGTGGCGCCATTCAGGTCCTGGTTTGCACGGCCACCTTGGCTTGGGGTGTAAACCTGCCAGCGCATACCGTGATCATCAAGGGGACTCAAATTTACTCCCCGGAGAAGGGTGCTTGGGTAGAGCTGAGCCCACAAGACGTTCTACAAATGCTGGGTCGTGCCGGTCGACCTCAGTTCGACACATATggcgagggcatcatcatcaccacgcAGAGCGAGATTCAGTACTATCTGTCGCTCATGAACCAGCAACTTCCCATCGAAAGTCAATTTGTCAGCAAGCTGGTCGACAACTTGAACGCCGAGATCGTGCTCGGCAATGTTCGTACGCGGGACGAAGGCGTCGAGTGGCTTGGTTACACCTACCTTTTCGTGCGCATGCTTCGATCTCCCGGCCTCTACCAGGTGGGCGCCGAatacgaggacgacgaggctctcGAGCAAAAGCGTGTGGATCTGATTCATTCTGCCGCTACGGTTCTCAAGCAATCGAGTCTCATCAAGTATGATGAGAAGACTGGCAAGCTTCAGTCGACTGAACTTGGCCGGATCGCATCGCACTACTACATCACGCACGGGTCGATGAACACTTACAACACATTGATCGAGCCGTCCATCAACACAATCGAGCTCTTCCGCGTCTTTGCCCTGAGTGCGGAATTCAAGTATATTCCCGTGCGACAAGACGAGAAGTTGGAGCTGGCGAAGCTGCTCGGAAGGGTTCCAGTGCCTGTCAAGGAGAGCGTCGAGGAGCCACATGCCAAGATCAACGTCTTGCTACAGGCATACATCTCGCGGCTCAGGCTCGATGGCCTTGCCCTCATGGCGGACATGGTCTACGTTACCCAGAGTGCTGGGCGTATCCTTCGAGCCATGTTCGAGATTGCTCTGAAGAAGGGATGGGCGTCTGTCGCCAAGACGGCCCTGGACCTGTGCAAGATGGCCGAGAAAAGAATGTGGCCGACCATGTGTCCCCTGCGCCAGTTTCCCTCCTGTCCGCGAGAGGTCATCCAAAAGGCGGAGCGCATCGACGTATCGTGGAACAACTACTTCGACTTGGATCCCCCTCGCATGGGCGAGCTCCTGGGCATGCCCAAAGCCGGCCGGACTGTCTGCGGACTCGTGGCCAAGTTTCCCCGTGTCGAAGTCCAAGCCCAGGTCCAGCCTATGACGAGATCGATGATCAGGGTCGAGCTGAGCATCACGCCCAACTTTGAATGGGACGACAGCGtgcacggcgcggccgagaaCTTCTGGATCATTGTTGAGGACTGCGATGCCGAAGAAATCTTATTTCACGATACCTTCCTCTTGCGAAAGGAATATGCCGAAGGAGAAGAGAATGAGCACATTGTCGATTTCACGGTCCCCATCACCGACCCCATGCCGCCCAATTACTTTGTTTCGGTCATCTCGGACAGGTGGATGCACTCGGAGACAAGACTCGCGGTTCCCTTTCACAAGCTCATCCTTCCGGAGAAgttcccgccgcccaccgagcttctcgagctgCAGCCCCTCCCCGTGTCTACCCTCAAGGTTTCCAGCTACGTCGATTTGTATCCCGGCTGGAAGCAGTTCAACAGGATCCAGACGCAGACGTTCAATTCTCTATACAAGGGTGATCAGAACGTCTTTGTCGGCGCCCCgactggcagcggcaagacaGTATGTGCCGAGTTTGCGCTTCTGCGTCACTGGTCTCAGGGTgacgccgggcgggcggtgtACATTGCGCCGTTCCAGGAGCTTGTCGACGTGCGACTTCAGGATTGGCAGAAGCGCCTGTCACACCTGAACGGAGGTAAGGAGATTGTGAAGCTCACTGGCGACACCGCGACGGATCTCAAGATCCTCGAGAACGGTGACCTGATCCTCGCCACACCCACTCAATGGGATGTGCTGTCGCGGCAGTGGAAGCGCCGGAAGAATGTTCAGACGGTGCAGCTGTTCATTGCCGACGACATTCACCTGCTCGGCGGATCCATGGGCTACGTCTACGAGATCATCGTCTCTCGCATGCATTACATCCGGACGCAGACCGAACTGCCCATGCGAATCGTTGCCCTGAGCGTCTCTCTGGCCAACGCAAGAGATATTGGCGAGTGGATCGACGCCAAGAAACACGACATCTACAACTTCAGCCCGCATGTGCGGCCCATCCCCCTCGAACTTCACGTGCAATCTTTCTCCAACCCTCACTTCCCCTCGTTGATGCTGTCGATGGCCAAGCCCACGTACCTGGCCATTACCCAGATGTCGTCCGACAAGCCAGCCATGGTGTTTGTGCCCAGCCGCAAGCAGACGCGCGGCACCGCCCGCGACCTGATGGCCGCCTGcgtcgcggacgacgacgaggaccgctTCCTCCACGCCGAGGTAGAGCAGATGCGTCCGCTACTGGAGCGTGTCCATGAGGAGGCTTTGGCAGAGGCGCTCTCTCACGGCATCGGCTACTACCACGAGGCTCTCAGCCAAAACGACAAGCGCATCGTCAAGCACCTGTATGACAATGGCGCCATCCAGGTCCTTGTGGCGTCGAGAGATGTCTGTTGGGAGCTGACCAGCACCGCTCACCTCGTGGTTGTCATGGGCACTCAGTACTTTGAGGGCCGCGAGCATCGCTATGTCGACTACCCGCTCAGCGAGGTGCTGCAGATGTTCGGAAAGTCTCTGCGGCCGtccagggcgggcagctcccGCGGCGTGCTCATGGTTCCACAGGTGAAGCGCGACTACTATCGAAAGTTCCTGAACGAGGCCCTGCCGGTGGAATCACACCTGCACAACTACCTGCACGATGCCTTCGTGACGGAGATCAGTACCAGGATGATCgagtcgggcgacgacgccatcaacTGGACCACCTTCACCTACTTCTACCGCCGACTGCTCGCCAACCCTAGCTACTACAGCCTGACGAGCACGACGCACGAGGGCCTAAGCAACTACATGTCGGATCTCGTGGAAACGACGCTGCGAGAGCTGGCTGAGTCCAAGATcatcgactttgacgaggacgacggctCGGTCTCGCCGCAGAACGCCGCCATGATCGGCGCCTACTACAACATCTCGTACATCACCATGCAGACATTCCTGCTGTCTTTGAGCGCTCGCACGAAGCTCAAGGGCATCCTGGAAATCGTGACGTCGGCAACCGAGTTTGAGTCGGTGCAGGTTCGCCGCCACGAGAGCAGCCTCCTCCGACGCATCTACGACCGGGTCCCGGTGAAGATGTCGCAGGCTGAGCACGACTCGCCTCACTTCAAGGCATTCGTTCTTCTACAGGCGCACTTTTCGCGGATGCAGCTTCCGATCGACCTCGCCAAGGACCAGGAGGTGCTCCTGTCACGGGTGCTGAGCCTGCTCAGCGCCGTGGTGGACATACTCTCGTCCGACGGCCACCTCAACGCCATGAACGCGATGGAGCTGTCACAGATGGCGGTGCAGGCCATGTGGGATCGTGACAGCCCCCTCAAGCAGATTCCTCACTTCACGGCCGAGGTTATCAAGGCAGCCGGGGAATTTGG AATCAAAGACATTTACGAGTTCATGGAGGCCATGGACCCCGACGAAAACCCGGATCACGGCAAGCTGGTGAAGCGACTGGGCCTTACGCAGAGccagctcgcgcaggccgccaacTTTACCAACGACAAGTATCCAGACCTTGAGCTGGAGCACGAGGTCGTAGACGAAGACGAGATCAGGGCTGGAGAGCCGGCGTACCTGAACATCAAGATCGGAcgcaacgccgacgacgaagagggcgacgTGGACACGACGGTGCATGCGCCGTTCTACCCGGCAAAGAAGATTGAGAACTGGTGGCTCGTCGTGGGAGATCAGAAGACGCGGAACCTGCTGGCCATCAAGCGGGTCACGATCGGGCGGGAGCTCAAGGTGCGGCTCGAGTACacggtgccgacggcggGAGAGCACGCCCTTAAGCTGTACCTGATGAGCGACAGCTACGTGGGCGTGGACCAGGAGCGCGAATTcacggtgacggcggccgaAGGCATGGATGtggacgacgaagacgaggaggaagatgaggacgaggagtaG
- a CDS encoding uncharacterized protein (COG:S~EggNog:ENOG503NZ7V), whose protein sequence is MADKPTETHDGAAPVAAGEPAPAPEPTKTGEPELSAKDDESKPEPEGDKADDEAKKPDDAQKPADDAPEKPQPEQDKPAADADVEMKDAAAGAAPEADAEAPAAEAAAETPASKPKGGNRRKSTAGESKGKALNKKGSKARLTHTDAKPGDHFLVKLKGFPAWPAVICDETMLPAALLNSRPVSAARPDGTYTEAYADGGKRVHDRSFPVMYLYTNEFGWVLNTSLSELTPDKAKDAITDKMRKDLRSAMELAAEDHPIDYYKNILTSFQEEQIAQEQARKEAAATPKKSKKGKGKGKAASEDEDAEMEDADAPPKSAKSKKRKAEDDTSTPQRSDSVKKPKIKLNTTSTPKAANGAATPKSAGASASKAAKPKAKKAKEGTDKKETPKEAKMTPEERHARKEKEVLYLRHKLQRGLLTREQQPREDEMKSMSDFITMLENFVDLEVSIIRATKINKVLKAILKLDSIPKEEEYQFKKRSQTLLDKWNKLLAGDGSAPAPTNGVNGAAQEKKSEANGVKDESAEAKKAEPGQDKAAESKKSEEPVVNDAAADKPAAETATEEKEDKDEKSAVETAPASEPVAAEN, encoded by the exons ATGGCGGACAAGCCCACCGAGACgcacgatggcgccgcgcccgtcgcggccggcgagcctGCTCCCGCCCCGGAGCCcaccaagacgggcgagccTGAATTGAgcgccaaggacgacgagtcgaAGCCCGAGCCAGAGGGTGACAAGGCTGATGACG AAGCAAAgaagcccgacgacgcgcagaagcctgccgacgacgcgcccgaAAAGCCCCAGCCCGAGCAGgacaagcccgccgccgacgcggacgtTGAGATGAAAGacgccgctgcgggcgcaGCCCCCGAGGCAGATGCCGAAGCGCCCGCTGCAGAGGCCGCTGCCGAAACACCCGCGTCCAAGCCCAAGGGTGGCAATCGCCGCAAGTCCACGGCCGGCGAgtccaagggcaaggccctCAACAAGAAGGGATCCAAGGCGCGCCTCACCCATACAGACGCCAAGCCCGGTGACCATTTCTTGGTGAAGCTCAAGGGCTTCCCCGCGTGGCCCGCCGTCATCTGCGATGAGACCATGCTGCCTGCCGCGCTCCTCAACTCGCGTcccgtctcggccgcccgccccgacggcaCCTATACCGAGGCTtacgccgacggcggcaagcgaGTTCACGACAGGAGCTTCCCCGTCATGTACCTATACACAAACGAGTT TGGCTGGGTCCTAAACACGTCCCTCTCCGAGCTCACCCCGGACAAGGCCAAAGACGCCATCACCGACAAGATGCGCAAGGACCTGCGATCCGCCATGGAGCTGGCTGCCGAGGACCATCCTATTGACTACTACAAGAACATTCTCACCAGCTTTCAGGAGGAGCAGATTGCTCAGGAACAGGCCAGAaaagaggccgccgcgacgcccaagaAGTCCAAAAAGGGCAAGGGAaagggcaaggccgcctccgaggacgaggacgccgagatggaggacgccgacgcccctCCCAAGTCGGCCAAGTCCAAGAAGCGAAAGGCCGAGGATGATACCAGC ACCCCGCAGCGAAGCGACTCCGTGAAGAAGCCCAAGATCAAGCTCAATACCACATCGACACCCAAGGCAGCGAACGGTGCCGCCACGCCCAAGTCGGCCGGGGCGTCGGCAagcaaggcggccaagcccaaggccaagaaggccaaggaAGGGACCGACAAGAAAGAGACGCCCAAGGAGGCAAAGATGACACCGGAAGAGCGTCACGCGCGCAAGGAG AAGGAGGTGCTGTACCTGCGCCACAAGCTCCAGAGGGGTCTCTTGACccgggagcagcagccccgcgAGGATGAGATGAAGTCCATGTCCGACTTCATCACGATGCTTGAGAACTTTGTGGACTTGGAGGTGTCCATCATCCGCGCCACCAAGATCAACAAGGTGCTCAAGGCCATTCTCAAGCTTGACTCCATCCCCAAGGAGGAAGAATATCAGTTCAAGAAGCGATCGCAGACGCTCCTGGATAAGTGGAACaagctgctcgccggcgatgggTCGGCCCCTGCCCCAACcaacggcgtcaacggcgccgcgcaggagAAGAAGTCGGAGGCAAACGGCGTCAAGGACGAGTCTGccgaggcgaagaaggccgagCCCGGGcaggacaaggccgccgagtccAAGAAGTCCGAGGAGCCGGTCGTCaacgatgctgctgctgataAGCCCGCCGCGGAGACGGCTACGGAGGAAAAGGAAGACAAGGACGAGAAATCTGCTGTCGAGACG GCCCCTGCTTCGGaacccgtcgccgccgagaactAG
- the ORC3 gene encoding Origin recognition complex subunit 3 (COG:L~EggNog:ENOG503NVAV) produces MQSRPSLLATVPLHTERAMGPDEQARDTFAQEDHQVAYVFDPDDGETHRERPSKRRRVSKQTKRTSAASEAEPLFVPLLNGKESAACVRLRQRLYEESWAKVDARLQGMLRESNLATLEQVTAFVAAAGSECDDQIPAAFIITGPNIASQDLLFEQLSETLQLVSASRFVRLRSAEAASLKAALKRTIRGAAASAGGGDDDEDSLQVGTGQDGRKYLDYDLEALEASIRAQPCEHVYVAFQDSESFDSGLISDLITLFHSWRPRIPFTLLFGIATSVELLQARLLKSACRLVYGAQFDCVQTEAILETLFRGAVAACDVPLRLGAPLLRGMLDRQHDQIAGVQAFVSSLKYAYMCHFYANPLSISTSLEAPQADAVQPEHMDALRTLPSFRSHVERAVELGDESSLRHARSLLEDDEYLLARLQDSNEDRRRWVERLLRALLVREAAGAQRGVFSRAYVNAMADGVDTSEESGVAESIRRMSVEELSVLLRRALGLLTEGDPRLNLAPASDDADLRLQTALRAHAAELEALRETAQSQGFTLRSKYSGQSKVMRTTVIAQRVQLSQDSAALRDEDKRLTEIVDDVARLVATHFGVTGPGDVLFSEGWTYESRSPAREVFVPRPRAAFERSLGRPHDYLGCSCCAPSEGGIQATLPATAVLYQLYLETGSLINVADLWAAFDALVSGGDGDGDNSNKVAAGADEAGHDAEATGERERLVMFYRGLAELRALGYVKASKKKPDHVAKVKWL; encoded by the exons ATGCAGAGCCGCCCAAGTCTGCTCGCGACAGTGCCACTGCACACAGAACGCGCCATGGGTCCAGACGAGCAAGCGCGCGACACGTTTGCGCAGGAGGACCACCAA GTCGCATACGTTTTCGAccccgacgatggcgagacACATCGGGAGCGCCCGTCCAAGCGGCGCAGAGTGTCCAAGCAGACCAAGAGGACATCTGCGGCGAGCGAAGCGGAGCCGCTTTTTGTGCCGCTGCTGAACGGCAAGGAGAGCGCCGCGTGCGTACGCCTGCGCCAGAGACTGTACGAGGAGAGCTGGGCCAAAGTCGACGCCCGGCTGCAG GGGATGCTGCGGGAGTCTAACCTGGCGACATTGGAGCAGGTGACGGCGTttgtggcagcggcagggtCCGAGTG CGACGATCAGATACCAGCCGCCTTTATCATCACGGGACCGAACATTGCTTCTCAAGACTTGCTGTTCGAGCAGCTTTCGGAAACTCTGCAGCTAGTGTCGGCGAGCAGGTTTGTGCGCCTGCGATCTGCGGAGGCCGCCTCGCTCAAGGCCGCACTCAAGAGGACGATTCGGGGTGCGGCGGCTAGCGCGGGgggaggagacgacgacgaagacaGCCTGCAAGTAGGGACGGGTCAGGAT GGACGCAAGTATCTCGACTACGACCTGGAGGCACTGGAGGCGTCCATCAGGGCGCAGCCATGTGAGCACGTATATGTGGCTTTCCAAGACAGCGAGAGCTTCGACAGCGGCCTGATTTCTGATTTGATCACGCTGTTTCA ctcgtggcggcctcggATTCCGTTCACGCTCCTCTTCGGCATCGCCACATCCGTCGAACTCCTCCAGGCACGCCTGCTCAAGTCGGCATGCCGGCTCGTGTACGGCGCGCAGTTCGACTGCGTCCAGACGGAGGCGATTCTCGAGACCCTGTTCAggggcgccgtggcggcgtgcgatgtgccgctgcggctggggGCGCCACTGCTCCGCGGCATGCTCGATCGACAGCACGACCAGATAGCCGGCGTCCAGGCATTCGTCAGCTCGCTCAAG TACGCGTACATGTGTCATTTTTACGCTAATCCCTTGTCCATTTCCACATCGCTCGAGGCGCCGCAGGCGGACGCCGTTCAGCCCGAACACATGGACGCGCTGCGGACCCTGCCGTCGTTCCGCAGTCATGTGGAGCGGGCGGTGGAGCTTGGCGACGAGAGTTCGCTGCGGCACGCGAGATCGCTGCTTGAGGACGATGAGTATCTGCTTGCCAGGCTTCAAGACAGCAACGAGGATCGGCGACGCTGGGTAGAACGCCTCCTGCGTGCGCTGCTGGTCCgcgaggcggcaggcgcgcagcgcggcgtcttCTCGCGGGCGTACGTAAACGCCATGGCAGATGGCGTCGACACATCAGAAGAGTCCGGGGTCGCGGAGAGCATCCGGCGGATgagcgtcgaggagctgTCGGTGCTGCTGAGACGCGCTTTGGGCCTCCTCACCGAAGGCGACCCGCGCTTGAACCTGGCACCGGCAtcagacgacgccgacctgcGGCTGCAGACCGCCCTCAGAGCCCATGCCGCGGAACTGGAGGCATTGAGGGAGACTGCGCAGAGCCAAGGGTTCACGCTACGGAGCAAGTACAGTGGGCAAAGCAAGGTGATGCGAACAACGGTCATCGCACAGCGCGTGCAGCTAAGTCAGGActcggcggccctgcgcgacgaggacaagcgCCTGACGGAGATTGTCGACGATGTGGCGCGGCTGGTGGCGACGCACTTTGGCGTGACGGGACCTGGCGACGTGCTCTTCTCCGAGGGCTGGACGTACGAATCGAGGTCGCCAGCGCGTGAGGTGTTcgtgccgcggccgcgggctgcGTTTGAGCGCAGCCTGGGCCGGCCGCACGACTACCTCGGGTGCTcgtgctgcgcgccgagcgagGGCGGGATCCAGGCCacgctgccggcgacggcggttcTCTACCAGCTGTACCTGGAGACGGGCAGTCTGATCAACGTGGCGGACTTGTGGGCGGCGTTTGACGCTCtcgtgagcggcggcgacggcgacggcgacaacagcaacaaggTCGCAGCTGGGGCCGATGAGGCCGGGcatgacgccgaggccacgggcgagcgcgagcggcTCGTCATGTTCTATCGGGGactcgccgagctgcgggCTCTGGGCTACGTCAAGgcgagcaagaagaagccaGACCATGTCGCTAAAGTCAAGTGGCTATAG
- a CDS encoding uncharacterized protein (SECRETED:SignalP(1-17~SECRETED:cutsite=GWA-TD~SECRETED:prob=0.6216)) encodes MKCLLGGLAGLTVAGWATDEHVQQAKGLSDRPPNDDSSDDARETGRRRWREGASLAGRCSRTNHLGTPSLWATGACMGRFARYPCLAWHLWGPSRLVVLVDQ; translated from the coding sequence ATGAAGTGCCTCCTGGGCGGGTTGGCTGGGCTGACGGTGGCTGGATGGGCTACGGACGAGCATGTCCAACAAGCAAAGGGCCTGAGCGACCGACCGCCtaacgacgacagcagcgacgacgcgcgcgagaCAGGGCGAAGGCGATGGAGAGAAGGGGCCTCCCTGGCCGGTCGGTGTTCAAGGACCAACCACCTGGGAACCCCCAGCCTCTGGGCCACCGGGGCATGCATGGGCAGGTTTGCTCGGTACccttgcctggcctggcatcTGTGGGGACCCTCTCGTCTCGTGGTGCTGGTGGACCAGTGA